One window of the Camelina sativa cultivar DH55 chromosome 1, Cs, whole genome shotgun sequence genome contains the following:
- the LOC109130922 gene encoding uncharacterized protein LOC109130922 — MGLQLESLMETIKSKVGLLRKKKKPYIKMDKSSSVRVAIRRKKTRDLIDKTLKVADRPGKRTLF, encoded by the coding sequence atggggtTACAGTTGGAGAGTTTGATGGAGACGATAAAGTCAAAGGTGGGTttgctgaggaagaagaagaaaccttacATCAAAATGGATAAAAGCTCTAGCGTCAGAGTTGCCATCCGTCGTAAGAAGACCAGAGATCTCATTGATAAGACCTTAAAGGTCGCTGATCGTCCTGGCAAACGAACTCTTTTCTGA
- the LOC104784517 gene encoding probable beta-D-xylosidase 5: protein MSVRRFVNISLLIAALVSSLCESQKNFACDKNAPATAKYGFCNVSLSYEARAKDLVSRLSLTEKVQQLVNKATGVPRLGVPPYEWWSEALHGVSDVGPGVRFNGTVPGATSFPATILTTANFNTSLWLKMGEVVSTEARAMHNVGLAGLTYWSPNVNVFRDPRWGRGQETPGEDPLVVSKYAVNYVKGLQDVHDAGKSRWLKVSSCCKHYTAYDLDNWKGIDRFHFDAKVTNQDLEDTYQPPFKSCVEEGDVSSVMCSYNRVNGIPTCADPNLLRGVIRGQWRLDGYIVSDCDSIQVYFDDIHYTKTREDAVAIALKAGLNMNCGDFLGKYTENAVKLKKLNASEVDEALIYNYIVLMRLGFFDGDPKSLPFGHLGPSDVCSKDHQMLALEAAKQGIVLLENRGDLPLSKTAVKKLAVIGPNANATKVMISNYAGVPCQYTSPLQGLQKYVSEKVVYELGCKDVKCNDQTLIPAAVKAASEADVTVLVVGLDQTVEAEGLDRVNLTLPGYQENLVRDVASTAMKTVVLVIMSAGPIDISFAKNLSKISAVLWVGYPGQAGGDAIAQVIFGDYNPSGRLPETWYSQEFADKVAMTDMNMRPNSTSGFPGRSYRFYTGKPVYNFGYGLSYSSFSTFVLSAPSFIHIKTNPILNINKTTSVDLATVNCHNLKIRIVIGVKNHGLRSGSHVVLVFWKPPKCSKSLVGGGVPQTQLIGFEKVEVGKSMTEKVTVEFDVCKELSLVDTHGKRKLVTGYHTLVIGSNSDQQIYHHLNVRLARDSTVSI, encoded by the exons ATGAGTGTAAGAAGATTTGTGAATATCTCTCTGCTAATAGCAGCTCTAGTTTCATCACTATGCGAGTCTCAGAAGAACTTTGCATGTGATAAAAATGCCCCTGCGACTGCTAAGTACGGTTTCTGTAACGTCTCGTTGTCGTATGAAGCACGCGCCAAAGATTTGGTCTCACGTCTCTCCCTCACGGAAAAAGTCCAGCAACTCGTAAACAAAGCAACAGGAGTTCCAAGGCTCGGTGTTCCTCCGTACGAGTGGTGGTCGGAAGCTCTCCACGGCGTCTCCGACGTTGGACCAGGG GTGCGTTTCAACGGGACTGTGCCTGGAGCGACTAGTTTCCCGGCGACGATATTAACGACAGCGAACTTTAACACATCGTTGTGGCTAAAAATGGGAGAAGTGGTTTCTACGGAGGCTCGAGCGATGCACAACGTAGGACTTGCTGGCCTAACGTATTGGAGTCCCAACGTTAACGTCTTTAGAGATCCAAGATGGGGTCGTGGTCAAGAGACGCCAGGGGAGGATCCTCTCGTTGTTTCAAAATACGCTGTGAACTACGTTAAGGGATTACAAGACGTTCACGACGCCGGAAAATCACGGTGGCTTAAGGTCTCTAGCTGCTGCAAGCATTACACTGCTTATGATCTTGATAACTGGAAAGGCATCGATAGATTCCATTTCGACGCCAAg GTAACTAATCAAGACTTGGAAGACACGTATCAGCCGCCATTTAAGAGCTGTGTAGAGGAAGGAGATGTGAGCAGTGTGATGTGTTCTTACAACAGAGTTAATGGTATCCCAACTTGTGCAGACCCTAATCTTCTTCGTGGAGTTATCCGAGGCCAATGGCGTCTTGACGG GTACATCGTTTCGGATTGTGATTCCATTCAGGTCTATTTCGACGACATTCATTACACCAAGACACGTGAAGACGCAGTTGCTATCGCTCTCAAAGCAG GTTTGAACATGAACTGTGGAGACTTTCTAGGTAAGTACACAGAGAATGCAGTGAAGCTTAAGAAATTGAACGCATCAGAAGTTGATGAAGCGCTGATTTACAACTACATTGTTCTCATGAGGCTCGGATTCTTCGATGGAGATCCAAAATCGCTTCCCTTTGGTCATCTTGGACCGTCTGATGTTTGCAGCAAGGATCATCAAATGCTTGCGCTGGAAGCCGCGAAACAGGGGATTGTACTACTTGAGAACAGAGGAGATCTTCCATTGTCAAAGACCGCGGTTAAAAAACTAGCGGTTATAGGTCCAAATGCAAATGCTACAAAGGTTATGATTAGTAACTACGCGGGTGTGCCTTGTCAGTACACAAGCCCTTTACAAGGGCTACAAAAGTATGTATCCGAAAAGGTTGTTTACGAGCTGGGATGTAAAGATGTCAAATGCAATGACCAAACACTGATTCCAGCAGCAGTCAAGGCGGCTTCAGAGGCTGATGTGACGGTTTTGGTGGTTGGATTGGATCAGACGGTAGAGGCAGAGGGTCTTGACCGGGTTAACCTAACGCTTCCGGGTTATCAAGAAAATCTGGTGAGAGATGTGGCTAGTACTGCAATGAAGACAGTTGTTTTGGTCATAATGTCTGCTGGACCTATAGATATCTCCTTCGCCAAGAATCTGAGCAAGATTAGCGCGGTATTATGGGTCGGATATCCTGGTCAAGCTGGAGGAGACGCTATAGCTCAAGTCATCTTTGGTGACTACAATCCTT CTGGGAGACTACCAGAGACATGGTACTCACAAGAGTTTGCAGATAAGGTTGCGATGACAGACATGAACATGAGACCTAACTCAACCTCTGGTTTCCCTGGAAGATCTTACAGATTCTACACAGGGAAACCGGtttacaatttcggatacggaCTTAGCTACTCTTCTTTCTCTACTTTTGTTCTCTCAGCTCCATCGTTCATACACATTAAAACCAACCCAATCTTGAACATAAACAAGACAACATCTGTCGATCTAGCCACCGTAAACTGCCACAATCTCAAGATCCGGATCGTTATCGGGGTCAAGAACCACGGGCTACGCTCTGGAAGCCACGTGGTGCTTGTGTTCTGGAAACCCCCAAAGTGTTCAAAGTCTCTGGTGGGTGGTGGCGTGCCACAGACGCAACTGATAGGGTTTGAGAAAGTAGAAGTTGGAAAAAGCATGACAGAGAAAGTTACCGTTGAGTTTGATGTCTGCAAAGAACTTAGCCTTGTGGATACTCACGGTAAAAGGAAACTGGTCACAGGATACCACACGCTTGTTATCGGCTCTAACAGCGATCAACAAATCTATCATCATCTCAACGTTAGATTGGCCAGAGATTCAACGGTTTCTATCTAA
- the LOC104784511 gene encoding uncharacterized protein LOC104784511 encodes MEGLIPYLIHAIKKDHKRDHQMYRSMFVGSSRSYRPLMMGQEGSSSVQGSSHRRTKSEYNPPVIMDMFDQRSSGFGQNFVNKDSSSQDIATKT; translated from the coding sequence atgGAGGGGTTAATTCCATATCTGATTCATGCTATCAAGAAAGACCATAAACGTGATCATCAGATGTATCGATCGATGTTTGTAGGATCAAGCCGAAGCTATCGACCACTAATGATGGGACAAGAAGGCTCTTCTTCAGTACAGGGATCTTCTCACCGTCGAACTAAATCAGAGTACAATCCACCTGTTATAATGGATATGTTTGATCAGAGATCTTCAggttttggtcaaaattttgtGAATAAAGATTCCTCTTCCCAAGATATAGCAACAAAGACTTAG
- the LOC104784539 gene encoding magnesium transporter MRS2-3, with the protein MRGARPDEFNFNTNPSTPNIGQPTPPYPAGVGVGGGGRKKGVGVRSWLVLDSSGKPQPKEEGKHAIMRRTGLPARDLRILDPLLSYPSTVLGRERAIVINLEHIKAIITAQEVLLLNSKDPSVSPFIEELRRRILCHHHATKPQEEHNSEGEPQTGMDPAQGEAGRLQSSGDQGSEAKKDAKQSLENQDGSKVLPFEFVALEACLEAASSSLEHEATRLELEAHPALDKLTSKISTLNLERVRQIKSRLVAITGRVQKVRDELEHLLDDDEDMAEMYLTEKLAQKLEDSSNSSMNESDTFEVDIPQGDEDDRLPPEFASEANRDEGYLRANEAHDLLMSAHSALSRNSRGTHTSSTRSAMTNKLDVEELEMLLEAYFVQIDGTLNKLSTLREYVDDTEDYINIMLDDKQNHLLQMGVMLTTATLVMSAFIAVAGVFGMNITIELFKDEKAGPQRFLWTVIGGSVGSIFLYVGAIGWCKYKRLLE; encoded by the exons ATGAGAGGAGCTAGACCTGATGAATTTAATTTCAATACGAATCCATCGACTCCTAACATTGGGCAGCCTACACCTCCGTACCCCGCCGGTGTGGGTGTGGGTGGCGGTGGACGGAAGAAAGGCGTTGGGGTGAGGTCGTGGTTGGTGCTCGACTCGTCAGGGAAGCCGCAGCCCAAGGAAGAAGGGAAACACGCCATCATGCGGCGAACGGGATTGCCGGCGCGAGATCTTAGGATTCTCGATCCACTGTTGTCGTATCCGTCGACTGTTCTGGGTCGAGAGAGAGCGATTGTTATCAATCTGGAGCATATCAAGGCGATCATCACCGCTCAAGAAGTTTTGTTGCTTAATTCCAAGGATCCTTCGGTTTCACCTTTTATTGAAGAGTTGCGGCGGCGGATTCTGTGTCACCATCACGCCACTAAACCTCAG GAGGAACACAACTCTGAGGGAGAGCCTCAGACGGGGATGGATCCTGCCCAAGGAGAAGCTGGAAGGCTACAATCATCTGGGGATCAAGGGAGTGAAGCCAAGAAGGATGCGAAGCAAAGTCTTGAGAATCAAGATGGATCAAAGGTTCTTCCGTTTGAGTTTGTTGCTCTGGAAGCCTGTCTTGAAGCTGCATCGAGCAGTTTGGAACATGAG GCCACAAGATTGGAGTTAGAGGCACATCCAGCGTTAGACAAACTTACTTCCAAGATCAGTACCCTTAATTTGGAGCGGGTTCGACAGATTAAAAGTAGGCTGGTTGCAATTACTGGACGTGTTCAGAAG GTTAGGGACGAGCTAGAACATCTGCTAGACGATGATGAGGATATGGCTGAGATGTATCTTACAGAGAAGTTAGCTCAGAAACTTGAGGATTCGTCAAATTCCTCTATGAATGAAAGTGATACCTTTGAGGTTGATATTCCTCAAGGAGACGAGGATGACAG GCTTCCTCCCGAATTTGCATCAGAGGCTAACAGAGATGAAGGCTATCTTCGAGCAAATGAGGCCCATGATCTGCTTATGAGTGCTCACAGTGCACTTAGCAGAAATAGCCGTGGGACTCACACAAGCTCAACCCGAAGTGCCATGACCAACAAATTAGATGTTGAAGAGCTTGAAATGCTTTTGGAAGCATATTTTGTGCAGATCGATGGAACATTGAACAAACTATCAACA CTGAGGGAGTATGTGGATGACACGGAGGACTACATCAACATAATGCTAGATGACAAGCAGAATCATCTTCTGCAGATGGGTGTGATGCTAACGACAGCTACCTTGGTGATGAGCGCCTTTATAGCAGTGGCTGGTGTATTCGGAATGAACATTACCATAGAGTTGTTCAAGGATGAGAAAGCTGGTCCGCAAAGATTCCTTTGGACAGTGATTGGAGGTTCTGTGGGAAGTATATTCCTCTATGTTGGTGCCATCGGGTGGTGTAAATACAAGCGCCTTCTTGAATGA
- the LOC104784529 gene encoding uncharacterized protein LOC104784529, whose amino-acid sequence MKLKSVFDASEIRSEFESAGINPNFAIQIWKYVIQNPDCVWDEIPSLPSAAYSLLHSKFKTLTSSLHSLFHSSDGTTSKLLIKLQNGALVEAVVMRYDTRLGMCGGKPRPGGIRTTLCISSQVGCKMGCTFCATGTMGFKSNLTSGEIVEQLVHASRIADIRNIVFMGMGEPLNNYNAVVEAVRVMLKQPFQLSPKRITISTVGIVHAISKLHNDLPGVSLAVSLHAPVQEIRCQIMPAARAFPLQKLMDALQTFQKNSQQKIFIEYIMLDGVNDQEQHAHLLGELLKTFQVVINLIPFNPIGSTSQFETSSVQSVSTFQKILRETYKIRTTIRKEMGQDISGACGQLAVNQPDNRRTPGIVELPDIEDLHL is encoded by the exons ATGAAGTTGAAATCGGTGTTCGACGCTTCGGAAATCAGATCGGAATTTGAATCGGCGGGGATAAATCCCAATTTCGCGATTCAAATCTGGAAGTATGTAATTCAGAATCCTGATTGCGTTTGGGACGAGATCCCTTCATTGCCCTCAGCTGCTTACTCTCTTCTCCATTCCAAGTTCAAGACTCTTACTTCGTCTCTTCACTCCCTGTTCCATTCCTCCGATGGCACCACCTCAAAACTCCTCATCAAACTCCAG AATGGAGCTTTAGTGGAAGCTGTGGTAATGAGATACGATACTCGGTTGGGTATGTGTGGAGGGAAACCACGTCCTGGAGGTATAAGAACTACATTATGCATTTCGTCGCAG GTTGGTTGCAAGATGGGTTGCACCTTCTGTGCTACTGGTACCATGGGATTTAAAAGCAATTTAACATCTGGAGAAATTGTGGAGCAGCTTGTTCACGCCTCCCGCATAGCTGATATACGCAACATCGTTTTCATG GGAATGGGAGAACCATTAAATAACTACAATGCTGTTGTTGAAGCTGTCCGCGTTATGTTAAAACAGCCATTTCAGCTGTCACCAAAACGAATTACCATATCAACT GTCGGAATTGTTCACGCAATTAGCAAGCTACACAATGATCTACCAGGTGTAAGTTTAGCAGTCTCTCTTCATGCACCAGTTCAAGAAATCCGCTGCCAGATCATGCCAGCAGCTAGAGCCTTTCCTCTACAAAAGCTTATGGATGCACTTCAAACTTTCCAAAAGAACAG TCAACAAAAGATCTTCATTGAGTACATAATGCTTGATGGAGTAAATGATCAAGAGCAGCACGCTCATCTACTTGGTGAATTGCTAAAGACATTTCAAGTG GTTATAAATTTGATACCATTTAACCCAATTGGGTCCACAAGCCAATTCGAAACAAGCAGTGTACAAAGCGTATCAACTTTCCAGAAAATCCTGAGGGAAACGTACAAGATCCGAACCACAATTCGCAAAGAAATGGGTCAGGATATTAGTGGTGCTTGCGGTCAGCTAGCCGTGAACCAACCAGACAACAGAAGGACTCCTGGAATTGTGGAACTTCCAGACATTGAAGATCTACATCTCTAA
- the LOC104784558 gene encoding pre-mRNA-processing protein 40B-like, which translates to MANNPQYPGIQPFQHPNASSLEPPRGFAPSMNFQFRPTMQAPHPDQVTRLSSHNFQSVGRGGTMMNIGYPPQSYAPQLLQSMHHSLERPSQLNQVQPVPLGPPSLISQPNVPIASGASMPPPYVQTPDTSMPGFGGPRALFSYPSATSYEGSRAPTQVTGPSSHSQAQSSIMNPTFEPKAALFQSIPSQEALTDWVEHISPDGRKYFFNKRTKRSTWEKPVELMTLFERADARTDWKEHSSPDGRKYYYNKITKQSTWTMPEEMKIAREQAEKASVQGPYAEGIIDASKVLSRSDIASTAAPTGLPTSDASENLALSSDLKQPASVPGSSSPVENVNGVQMTADKTSLLCDIAETDGPSVTVTKTSAATLVKKDEILVGISGDSDDMSAKNTNEGSGTAPNESQKHMVESERVESQPEEKQILQENFSCDNKLEPGDVFKSLLKSANVGSDWTWEQAMREIINDRRYGVLRTLGERKQAFNEFLLQMKRSAEEERLARQRKRYDEFKRMLEECVELSPSTRWSKAVTIFEDDERFKAVEREKDRRNIFEDHVNELKEKERVKALEDRKRNIIEYRRFLESCNFIKPNSQWRKVQDRLEVDERCSRLEKIDQLEIFQEYLRDLEREEEERQKIQKEELKKAERKHRDEFRGLIDEHIGTGELTAKTSWRDYLVKVKDLPVYSAITSNSSGATPKDLFEDAVEDLKRKYHDLKSQIKDVLKLRKVTLSGGSTFDEFKVSISEDISVPPISDLKLKLVFDDLLERAKEKEEKEARKQTRQTENLVDMLRSFKDITASSSWEESKHLVEGSERCRAIGDESFRKHTFEDYVSHLKEKSKRIKQNKKVPEDVREEHDKGRDKYGRERDRVRERDSEDHHKKGATDNHNHDMNEPHGRERRRSGRDSHNRHRERHTSVKENDTDHLKESHKAGGGHKKSRQQRGLVPEAGDEGREKRRRKEEESEKTKEEELEDGECGRY; encoded by the exons ATGGCCAATAACCCTCAGTATCCTGGCATTCAG ccATTCCAGCATCCTAATGCGAGTTCCTTAGAACCACCCCGAGGCTTTGCTCCATCTATGAACTTTCAG TTTCGTCCTACCATGCAAGCTCCACATCCTGATCAAGTTACTCGATTGTCTTCTCATAACTTTCAATCTGTAGGAAGAGGTGGCACAATGATGAACATTGGATATCCACCTCAATCTTATGCACCTCAGTTATTACAATCAATGCACCATTCCCTTGAAAGACCTAGCCAATTAAATCAGGTGCAACCTGTGCCACTTGGACCCCCATCTCTAATTTCACAGCCAAATGTGCCAATTGCTTCTGGTGCCTCCATGCCTCCGCCTTATGTACAAACTCCAGATACTAGTATGCCTGGCTTTGGTGGGCCTAGGGCACTCTTTTCTTATCCG AGTGCAACATCTTACGAAGGTTCGAGGGCACCAACTCAAGTCACTGGACCAAGCAGTCATAGTCAGGCACAATCTTCAATCATGAATCCAACATTTGAACCAAAG GCAGCTCTTTTTCAATCTATACCTTCTCAAGAGGCTCTAACAGATTGGGTTGAGCATATCTCTCCGGATGGAAGGAA ATATTTTTTCAACAAGAGGACAAAGCGGTCCACTTGGGAGAAGCCTGTTGAGTTGATGACTCTTTTTGAG AGAGCAGATGCAAGAACGGACTGGAAAGAACATTCAAGTCCTGATGGAAGAAA GTATTATTACAATAAGATTACCAAGCAATCAACATGGACAATGCCTGAAGAGATGAAG ATTGCGCGTGAACAAGCAGAAAAAGCATCTGTTCAAGGGCCTTATGCTGAAGGCATTATTGATGCTTCTAAGGTGCTGTCTCGCTCTGATATTGCATCGACTGCAGCTCCTACTGGTCTACCAACCTCGGATGCCAGTGAGAACCTAGCTCTTTCTTCTGATTTGAAGCAGCCAGCTTCAGTTCCTGGAAGTTCTTCTCCAGTCGAAAATGTCAATGGAGTTCAGATGACTGCAGATAAAACATCACTATTGTGTGATATTGCCGAAACTGATGGTCCTTCTGTCACTGTGACGAAAACTTCTGCTGCTACATT GGTTAAGAAGGATGAAATTTTAGTTGGGATCAGTGGAGATTCAGATGACATGTCAGCCAAAAACACAAAT GAAGGTAGTGGGACTGCACCAAACGAAAGCCAAAAACATATGGTGGAAAGTGAAAGAGTTGAGAGCCAAccggaagaaaaacaaattcttcAAGAGAATTTTTCTTGTGACAATAAATTG GAACCTGGGGATGTATTCAAATCACTTTTGAAATCCGCCAATGTTGGATCTGACTGGACATGGGAACAG GCCATGAGAGAAATTATTAATGACAGAAGATACGGTGTGCTGAGGACTCTTGGAGAGCGTAAACAAGCCTTCAATGAG TTCTTACTTCAAATGAAAAGATCAGCTGAAGAGGAAAGGCTAGCCAGACAGAGAAAACGGTATGATGAATTTAAAAGGATGTTAGAG GAATGTGTGGAGCTTTCCCCTTCTACTCGGTGGAG CAAGGCTGTGACAATTTTTGAAGACGATGAGCGTTTCAAAGctgttgaaagagaaaaagaccgtcgtaatatttttgaagatcATGTCAATGAGCTAAAGGAGAAG GAGCGGGTGAAAGCTCTTGAGGATCGCAAGCGGAATATAATTGAATACAGAAGATTTTTGGAATCTTGCAATTTCATCAAG CCTAATAGTCAATGGCGCAAAGTTCAGGACCGACTAGAAGTGGATGAACGATGTTCGCGCCTTGAGAAAATTGATCAGCTGGAAATCTTTCAG GAGTATCTGCGTGATCTGGAgagggaagaagaggagagacaGAAGATACAGAAG GAGGAACTCAAAAAAGCAGAGCGAAAGCATCGTGATGAGTTCCGTGGGCTGATAGATGAACATATTGGAACAGGAGAGCTTACTGCCAAAACCAGTTGGCGTGATTATTTAGTGAAG GTCAAAGATTTACCAGTATATTCAGCAATTACGTCGAATTCATCTGGAGCTACTCCAAAAGACTTATTTGAAGACGCTGTTGAGGATTTGAAAAGAAAG TACCACGATCTCAAGTCTCAGATAAAGGATGTATTGAAGTTGAGAAAG GTAACATTATCCGGTGGATCAACATTTGATGAGTTCAAGGTCTCAATTTCCGAGGATATCAGTGTCCCGCCTATTTCGGACCTTAAACTAAAG TTAgtttttgatgatttgctgGAAAGGgcaaaggagaaggaagaaaaagaagccaGAAAACAGACACGGCAGACTGAAAACTTGGTGGATATGCTTCGCTCCTTCAAG GATATAACTGCCTCTTCATCCTGGGAGGAATCAAAGCATCTCGTTGAAGGTAGTGAAAGATGCCG TGCTATTGGCGATGAGAGCTTTCGGAAGCATACATTCGAAGATTATGTATCTCACCtcaaagagaaatcaaaaaggATCAAACAGAACAAGAAG GTACCTGAGGATGTGAGAGAGGAACATGACAAGGGGAGAGATAAGTACGGAAGAGAAAGGGACAGAGTCCGAGAAAGAGACAGTGAGGATCATCATAAGAAAGGTGCAACTGATAATCACAACCATGATATGAATGAACCCCATGGAAGAGAACGTAGAAGATCAGGAAGAGATAGCCATAACAGACATCGAGAAAGACATACTAGTGTGAAGGAAAATGACACAGACCATCTCAAAGAATCCCATAAAGCTGGTGGTGGCCACAAGAAATCTAGACAACAG CGAGGTTTGGTCCCTGAAGCAGGGGATGAAGGCAGGGAAAAGCGGCGTAGAAAAGAGGAGGAGAGTGAGAAAACAAAGGAAGAGGAGCTTGAAGATGGAGAATGTGGTAGGTATTGA
- the LOC109133474 gene encoding uncharacterized protein LOC109133474: NQSQENDGEGGDVSLFGPLGTSLFVTISALENDGEGGDVSLFGPLGTSLFAPISALENDEGDGGDVALFGPLGTNLFTPISALENDGEGGDVSLFGPLGTNLLVPISALENDGEGGDVSLFGPLGTNLFTPISASENDTECEDFSLFEPLGPTLLALAFGTSNA, translated from the coding sequence AACCAATCTCAAGAAAATGATGGAGAAGGTGGAGATGTTTCATTGTTTGGACCGCTTGGAACCAGTCTCTTTGTTACAATATCTGCTCTAGAAAATGATGGAGAAGGTGGAGATGTTTCATTGTTCGGACCGCTTGGAACCAGTCTCTTCGCTCCAATATCTGCTCTAGAAAATGATGAAGGAGATGGTGGAGATGTTGCATTGTTCGGACCGCTTGGAACCAATCTCTTCACTCCAATATCTGCTCTTGAAAATGATGGAGAAGGTGGAGATGTCTCATTGTTTGGACCGCTTGGAACCAATCTCTTGGTTCCAATATCTGCTCTTGAAAATGATGGAGAAGGTGGAGATGTCTCATTGTTCGGACCGCTTGGAACCAATCTCTTCACTCCAATATCTGCTTCAGAAAATGACACAGAATGTGAAGATTTTTCATTGTTTGAACCACTAGGACCTACTCTCCTTGCTCTAGCATTTGGTACATCAAATGCTTGA
- the LOC104784548 gene encoding uncharacterized protein DDB_G0286299-like → MSRRESRDSDPKRRQRSRIDREPSPKRSRRDGKPEAERVLSNKDLDVRDGTDTEQKPRPSLRDAAPLEPDALGLRKDSEKKHSAYHETTKQASHLSQVSLPRSYHQHDDDPRSDRKDDRRATTERGSWRSSRDQRRAGDDEKSQHCKDGDKSSWRHDRFHESDDTQGALARKRPAFMEKKLPEESGNNTDRTRTEARDTNLNHRRQNERNWRSNMHSERHERPAMGRDRVWNRDDVRGAGSRQSYRGDRDNRFRSNERSGFNGSWTKNEKKWDHDLFEEANKSPTRATEEEQIAKVESLLAS, encoded by the exons ATGTCGAGGCGAGAGAGCAGAGATTCAGACCCTAAACGACGACAGCGTTCTAGAATCGATCGCGAACCCAG CCCCAAGAGATCAAGAAGAGATGGCAAACCTGAAGCTGAACGAGTTTTGAGTAACAAGGATTTGGATGTCAGAGATGGTACTGACACTGAGCAAAAACCACGTCCGTCCTTGAGAGATGCTGCTCCATTGGAACCTGATGCTCTTGGTTTGAGAAAAGACAGTGAAAAGAAGCATTCCGCATATCATGAGACCACCAAACAAGCTTCCCATTTGTCACAAGTATCTCTTCCTAGATCATATCATCAG CATGATGATGATCCTCGTAGTGATAGAAAAGATGACAGAAGAGCAACTACTG AGAGAGGATCGTGGAGAAGTTCTAGAGATCAGAGAAGAGCTGGAGATGATGAGAAGTCACAGCATTGCAAAGACGGAGACAAAAGCTCGTGGCGACATGATAGGTTCCATGAGAGTGACGACACCCAAGGAGCACTCGCTAGGAAACGACCAGCCTTCATGGAGAAGAAGCTTCCAGAGGAATCTGGGAACAACACAGACAGAACAAGAACTGAGGCAAGAGACACAAATCTAAACCATCGCCGACAGAACGAGAGAAACTGGAGGAGCAATATGCATTCAGAAAGACATGAGAGACCAGCAATGGGAAGAGACAGGGTCTGGAACAGAGATGATGTGAGAGGTGCGGGAAGCAGACAGAGTTATCGAGGTGATAGAGACAACAGATTCCGCAGCAACGAGCGAAGTGGGTTTAACGGAAGCTGGacaaagaatgagaagaaatgGGACCATGATTTGTTCGAGGAGGCAAACAAGAGTCCGACTAGAGCCACAGAGGAAGAACAGATTGCAAAAGTTGAATCGTTGTTGGCTTCTTAA